A stretch of Spirosoma oryzicola DNA encodes these proteins:
- a CDS encoding cytochrome-c peroxidase — MTKSVLHTVRQAGLLVSLFLFGLAVACQTKPDANEPTPNPTPTEPGGVDYKTTPVALRKPANFPDPVYDLTHNPLTVEGVALGKSLFYDTHLSRDSSVSCGFCHQQFAGFAHSDHPLSHGIDDRIGTRNVPGLQNMAWSREFFWDGGVTDLNTLFIAPITNPVEMDMKFADVLVRVQKSPKYPSMFKNAFGSDTVTTARFLKAISQFVLTLVSADSRYDKYVRNEAGGVLTSDELAGLAVFKQKCASCHATDLFTDHSYRNNGLPASGINDQGRYTITLNEADRLKFKVPSLRNVENTFPYMHDGRFTTLDQVLNHYASGVKDSPTLDAALKMNGQLGIALTDTEKKQVISFLKTLTDNTFMTNRAFGPN, encoded by the coding sequence ATGACAAAATCCGTTCTCCATACAGTCAGACAGGCGGGTTTGCTCGTTAGCCTGTTTTTGTTCGGGCTGGCCGTTGCCTGTCAGACGAAGCCGGATGCGAATGAACCAACGCCTAACCCGACTCCAACGGAACCAGGTGGTGTTGATTATAAAACTACGCCCGTTGCGCTGCGAAAGCCCGCCAACTTTCCCGATCCGGTTTATGACCTGACGCATAATCCATTAACTGTCGAGGGAGTGGCATTAGGAAAATCCTTGTTTTACGATACGCATCTATCCCGCGATAGTAGCGTTAGCTGCGGATTCTGCCACCAGCAGTTTGCCGGTTTTGCCCATTCCGACCATCCATTGAGTCACGGTATCGACGATCGAATCGGTACGCGCAATGTACCGGGTTTGCAGAATATGGCCTGGTCGCGGGAGTTTTTCTGGGATGGGGGCGTCACGGATCTGAACACGCTATTTATTGCACCGATCACCAATCCGGTCGAGATGGACATGAAGTTTGCCGATGTACTGGTAAGGGTTCAAAAAAGCCCTAAATACCCATCCATGTTCAAAAATGCGTTTGGCTCGGATACCGTAACGACGGCACGGTTTCTGAAAGCTATTTCGCAGTTTGTGCTGACCCTGGTATCGGCTGATTCGCGTTACGACAAATACGTTCGAAACGAAGCCGGAGGGGTATTAACGAGCGATGAACTGGCTGGACTGGCGGTCTTTAAACAAAAATGCGCGAGTTGTCACGCTACCGATTTATTTACGGACCACAGTTACCGTAACAATGGCCTTCCGGCGAGTGGCATCAACGACCAGGGACGCTACACGATTACGCTGAACGAAGCCGACCGCTTAAAATTCAAAGTGCCAAGCCTGCGCAATGTAGAAAATACGTTTCCGTACATGCATGACGGTCGTTTTACGACGCTGGACCAAGTGCTCAACCACTACGCATCAGGCGTGAAAGACAGTCCAACGCTCGATGCGGCCTTAAAAATGAACGGACAATTGGGTATCGCACTAACCGATACCGAGAAGAAGCAGGTAATCAGTTTCCTGAAAACCTTGACCGACAATACGTTTATGACGAACCGGGCATTCGGCCCTAACTAG
- a CDS encoding geranylgeranylglycerol-phosphate geranylgeranyltransferase, with the protein MSTRQPIPFSAFAFGFLRLIRVQNLLIVVMTQFLARIVLVGPRDAWPRLLTDPTIWLLSLSTVCIAAAGYIINDYFDIKIDLVNKPERVVIGRYLKRRVAIGTHQLLNVIGCLIGLYLSKWVFLTDVVSVSLLWLYSSQLKRQPFIGNIVVSLLTALSLIVLAVYYRQNADMLLIYALFSFGISLVREIIKDMQDVRGDARFGCRTLPIVWGLRRTKYLLYVLIGSFIFGMFLIADSLSNLRLGLIFLVLLVPIIWLTYRLVVADTRRDFGYLSNLCKLIMLLGVVSMVWA; encoded by the coding sequence ATGTCAACGCGTCAGCCCATTCCTTTCTCGGCATTTGCTTTTGGCTTCCTGCGGCTGATCCGGGTGCAGAATCTGCTGATTGTGGTGATGACCCAGTTTCTGGCGCGGATCGTGCTGGTCGGCCCGCGCGACGCCTGGCCCCGCCTGCTTACTGATCCGACCATCTGGCTGCTCTCGCTCTCGACGGTATGCATTGCCGCAGCGGGTTACATTATCAATGATTATTTCGATATTAAAATCGATCTGGTCAATAAACCGGAACGGGTTGTCATTGGCCGTTACTTGAAACGCCGGGTAGCCATCGGCACGCACCAGCTCCTGAACGTAATCGGCTGCCTGATTGGTCTGTACCTGAGCAAGTGGGTGTTCCTGACGGATGTTGTTTCGGTATCGCTGCTGTGGCTTTATTCGTCCCAGTTAAAACGGCAACCGTTTATTGGCAACATTGTGGTGTCGCTGCTTACGGCTCTGTCACTCATTGTCCTAGCCGTTTATTACCGCCAGAACGCAGATATGCTGCTTATCTACGCCTTGTTTTCGTTTGGGATTTCGCTCGTTCGGGAGATTATCAAAGACATGCAGGATGTGCGGGGCGACGCCCGGTTCGGCTGCCGAACCTTGCCAATTGTGTGGGGATTACGCCGGACGAAGTACCTGCTTTACGTCCTGATCGGTTCGTTTATCTTCGGCATGTTTCTCATTGCGGATTCGCTCAGTAACCTACGACTCGGCCTGATTTTTCTGGTGTTGCTTGTTCCTATCATCTGGCTTACTTACCGCCTTGTCGTGGCTGATACGCGTCGCGATTTTGGCTACCTCAGCAATCTCTGCAAGCTCATTATGCTCCTCGGTGTTGTGAGCATGGTATGGGCGTGA
- a CDS encoding MerC domain-containing protein → MKTDILSRKADYIGITGSVLCIIHCMITPILLMSTALLQDEHLRFGYLSLDYIFIGVNIVAVYFATRHYAPPVIKKALWSFLCLFAVAIILEDVSPVFEYLGYAASAGLVVTHLINIRQHRIQHVH, encoded by the coding sequence ATGAAAACAGATATTCTTTCTCGCAAAGCTGACTACATTGGTATTACAGGCTCCGTATTGTGCATCATCCACTGCATGATTACGCCTATCCTGTTGATGTCCACGGCTCTGCTTCAGGATGAACACCTCCGCTTTGGCTACTTGAGCCTGGATTATATTTTTATTGGCGTAAACATTGTTGCGGTTTACTTTGCAACGCGTCACTACGCTCCGCCAGTTATCAAAAAAGCGCTCTGGAGCTTTCTGTGTCTCTTTGCCGTAGCAATCATCCTGGAAGATGTAAGTCCTGTTTTTGAATACCTGGGCTACGCAGCATCAGCCGGTTTGGTTGTTACCCACCTCATCAATATTCGGCAGCATCGCATCCAGCACGTTCACTAG
- a CDS encoding MbnP family protein — MKNYFFKLLFVLITVGSAVVGCNTVDPEQASDSVGSLALSVDNVVGNQDITLNTQTYKNALGEDFTVTKFNYFISNIRLKKADGTEYALPQANSYFLVEEEKPASQTMTLGGIPAGDYTGMTFLIGVDSLRSLADISQRTGVLDPALNNGMYWEWNSGYVFLKLEGTSPAAPTTDNRAFFYHVGGFGGGYNGKKTINNLRSVTLSFNGDVVKVDPSLKPQVRLKVDALKVFDGPTKLSIAQNPQVMFVPFSATIADNYASMFSYNRVAANQ; from the coding sequence ATGAAAAACTACTTCTTCAAACTACTCTTCGTATTAATAACCGTTGGATCTGCCGTGGTTGGCTGTAATACCGTTGACCCCGAACAGGCATCCGACTCGGTTGGCTCTTTAGCGTTGTCCGTTGATAATGTCGTCGGCAATCAGGATATAACCCTAAATACCCAGACGTACAAGAATGCACTCGGCGAAGATTTTACGGTGACGAAGTTTAACTACTTCATTAGTAATATCCGACTTAAAAAAGCGGATGGCACCGAATACGCGCTACCGCAGGCAAACAGCTATTTTCTGGTTGAGGAAGAGAAACCCGCTTCGCAGACCATGACGTTGGGCGGAATACCGGCGGGTGATTATACGGGTATGACGTTTTTGATTGGTGTAGATAGTCTGCGGAGTTTGGCCGACATCAGCCAGCGTACGGGCGTTCTGGATCCCGCTCTGAATAATGGAATGTACTGGGAATGGAATTCGGGCTACGTTTTTCTCAAGCTCGAAGGAACGTCTCCGGCAGCTCCGACTACGGATAATCGCGCGTTCTTTTACCACGTTGGAGGCTTTGGGGGTGGCTATAACGGCAAGAAAACGATCAATAACCTGCGTTCGGTTACGCTATCTTTCAACGGAGATGTTGTTAAAGTCGATCCGTCGCTCAAACCGCAGGTGCGCTTGAAAGTCGATGCGCTGAAGGTATTTGACGGACCAACGAAACTGAGCATTGCGCAGAATCCGCAAGTGATGTTTGTCCCTTTCTCGGCTACCATCGCTGACAATTACGCGTCTATGTTTAGCTATAATCGCGTGGCGGCCAACCAATGA
- a CDS encoding DUF4177 domain-containing protein produces MKESKVEALIYYSKLTFDSDHIVKKSKQEIQEKLDEYTAQGYRLTSTTSTNFGTALYIYLFFEKDM; encoded by the coding sequence ATGAAAGAATCCAAAGTCGAAGCCCTGATTTACTACTCGAAACTAACATTTGACTCGGATCACATCGTGAAGAAGTCAAAACAGGAGATCCAGGAAAAGCTTGATGAATACACGGCTCAAGGATATCGTTTGACGTCGACAACGTCCACTAATTTTGGTACGGCTCTCTATATTTATTTGTTTTTCGAAAAAGACATGTAA